The nucleotide sequence CGTCTGCTGGTGTGGCTGCGCCTGGCGCGCAATGTGTTGGAGGTCGTCGAAGTCGACCGCCTGTATGGCGAACTGAACAAACTCGCCGACCTCGCCAGCCAGCCGCTGTCCGCCGAGTTGCTAGATGCTCGCACCGCCCAGGCCCATACTGTGGCGTCGCTCAAGGCCTGGAAAGCGCTGGTGGCATAAGCTCACGACGACTAGCGTAGGGTGGAAAACCGCGAAGCGTTTTCCACCGGGTGGCGATCCACCGGGGCCATCCGCGAGGATGGTCGCCCAGCAACAGCCGGTGGATGTAAAAAGCGACATCCACCCTACGAAGCCGTAACGCCTTGTGCAGGAATAAGGAAGTCTCATGTCCGTCATCGCCTCGCCCACTGCCGACCGCGTACTCGACCTTGCCGACTTGCTGCGCGAGTTGGTCGCCCAGGGCGCCGTCGAACAGGAAACCGCCGAGCAATGCCTGGCGATCCGCCGTAGCGCGGTGAACAACCAGCAGCACCCGCTGGAGTTTCTCGCCAGCCAGCAGCTCGACGACCTGCGCCGCCCAGGCAAAAAGCTCGACCTCGACAACCTGACCCGCTGGCTCGCCGACTGGTCCGGACAAGCCTACCTGCGCATCGACCCATTGAAGATCGATGTCGCGGCGATCACCCCGCTAATGTCTTACGCCTTCGCCCAACGGCACAAAATCCTCGCCGTGGCGGTGGACAAGGAAGCGGTGACCATCGCCAGCGCGCAGCCGTTCGTGCACGGCTGGGAAGGCAACCTGACCCACGTGCTGAAACGCCCGATCAAGCGCGTGGTCGCCAGCCCGCTGGATATCCAGCGCTTCACCGTGGAGTTCTACCGCCTGGCCAAATCGGTCAGCGGCGCCACCTCGGCCGATCAGAAGATCAGCGGGGTCGGCAACTTCGAGCAACTGCTCAGCCTCGGCGCGCAGGACCAGGAGCCGGACGCCAACGACGCGCACATCGTCAACATCGTCGACTGGCTGTTCCAGTACGCCTACCAGCAGCGCGCCAGCGACATCCATATCGAGCCGCGCCGCGACATGGGCACCGTGCGCTTTCGCATCGACGGGGTGCTGCACAACGTCTATCAATTCCCACCGCAAGTGACCATGGCCATCGTCAGCCGCCTGAAAAGCCTCGGGCGGATGAACGTCGCCGAGAAGCGCAAGCCGCAGGACGGCCGGATCAAGACCAAGACCCCGGACGGCGGCGAGGTCGAGCTGCGCCTGTCGACCCTGCCCACCGCCTTCGGCGAGAAGATGGTGATGCGGATCTTCGACCCCGAAGTGCTGCTGAAGAACTTCGACCAGCTCGGCTTCTCCGCCGACGACCTCAAGCGCTGGCAGAGCATGACCGGCCAGCCCAACGGCATCATTCTGGTCACCGGACCGACCGGCTCGGGCAAGACCACCACGCTGTACACCACCCTCAAGCAGCTGGCGACCAGCGAAGTGAACGTCTGCACCATCGAAGACCCGATCGAGATGATCGAGTCGGCGTTCAACCAGATGCAGGTGCAGGCCAACATCGACCTGACCTTCGCCAGCGGCGTGCGCGCACTGATGCGCCAGGACCCGGACATCATCATGATCGGCGAGATCCGCGACCTGGAAACCGCCGAGATGGCGATCCAGGCGGCGCTCACCGGCCACCTGGTGCTCTCGACCCTGCACACCAACGACGCCCCCAGCGCGATCACCCGCCTGCTCGAACTCGGCGTGCCCTACTACCTGTTGAAAGCCACCCTGCTCGGCGTCATGGCCCAGCGTCTGGTGCGCACCCTGTGCCCGCACTGCAAGGCGCCGGTCGAGCTCGACGAGGCCGACTGGCAGAGCCTGACCAAACCCTGGAGCGCCCCGCCGCCGACTCAGGCGATGCGCGCCGTGGGCTGCCTGGAATGCCGCGACACCGGCTACCGCGGGCGCGCCGGGGTGTATGAAATCATGCTGCTGAACGACCACATCAAGCCGCTGATCACTGCCGACACCGACCTCATCGCCCTGCGCCGCGCGGCGTTCAAGGACGGCATGCGCAGCCTGCGCCTGTCCGGCGCGCAAAAGGTCGCCGCCGGCCTGAGCACCATCGAGGAAGTCCTGCGCGTCACCCCGCAGAGCGAGCAGAAGTAGCGCCTGTGCGCGGGTAATCCTGGGCTGCTTGGAACACCGCATTGTCGCCAGGGCGTGGCCCTGTAGGAGCGAATTCATTCGCGATAGGGGATTGCCTTGATCGCGAATGAATTCGCTCCTACACGGTTGTGCAACAGGTAGGGCGGGTGCAACCCGCACCACCAGTGTCGCGTCGCGGGCACCCGTACGGTTCTGCCATTCCCGAGGGTGGATATAAAAAGTGACATCCACCCTACCTGCTTCTCGCCGAGGCTTGCCAAGCGACCGACCGCCTGGCTCCCCAGCCTTCCCGCCGGTCCGGACCTGCCTATAGTGTCCATACGCGCCCTTTGGGTCACGGTGTATGGGCCTCCCGATGTACGCCATTCGTCGAACCTTCCTGACTAGCGTCCTGCTCAGCCTGACCCTGTTGGGCGCCAGCGCAGGCGCAGTGCTCCTGCCGCCGCTGCCCCAGGCGCCGCTGGTGCCAACGCCGCTGCGCCAACTGCTCGATGAGTTTCCGCTACCCTGCGCACCGCTGCCGGCCAGCCTCAACGCCGCGGCCCAGGCGCAACTCGATGCCTTCTACCAACAACGCGACGATCAGCCGGTCTGGCGCGATATGGCTCAGCTCGGCGCCCTGCGCGAGCAGCTCGACCTGCTCGTCGATGACGGCCTCGACCCTGCCGATTACCCGCTGCCGAGTAGCCTCGACGCCACGGCCGGCTGCGCCGAGTTGCTCGCCAGCCACACCTTTTTGCGCGCCATTCGCCATCTGCGCAGCGGGCGCCTGGAGCAACGCCGCTTCGAACCCTTGTGGCGCCCACCGGAAGCCGCGCGCGCCGATCCGTATCTGGCGGCGCTGTCGATTGCCCTGCGCGATGTCGATCAGCCGGCCCAGGCCTTCGCCGCCGCGCGCCCCAGCCTGCCGCAATACCAGGCCCTGCGCAGTCTGTACGCTCAGGTGCGCCTGCAACCGCTGGCCCGCTGGGCGCCGCTGCCCGCTGGCCCGCTGCTGCGCCCCGGCGAGAGTGATCCGCGGGTTCCCGCGCTGCGCGCGCGCCTGGCCGCCGAGGACTATCTGCACGGCGAACCAGCCGCCCGCCTGGACCTGCGCCATGACCGCGAAGTGGTCGCCGCGCTGCAGGCTTTTCAGCAGGAGCACAGCCTCAAGCCCGACGGCCTGCTCGGTCCGGCCAGCCTCGGCGAGCTGAATGTCGATGCGTTGACCCGCCGCGATCAGCTCAAGGTCAATCTGGAACGCCTGCGCTGGCTGGCCGATGATCTGGCCGGCGCGCAGGTGCAAATCAATGTGGCCGCCGCCGAACTGCGGGTCATCGACAACGGCCAGGAGCTCTGGCGCACGCGCACCCAGGTCGGCCGGCCGACGCGCCAGACCCCGCTGCTCGCCTCGCGCATCGAGCGTCTGACCCTCAACCCGCGTTGGATCGTGCCGCCGACCATCTTCCGCGAGGACAAACTGCCGGAAATTCGCCGCGACCCCGGCTACCTCGAGCGTCATCAGATGAGCGTCGCCGATCGCTATGGCAATCGCCTCGATCCGGCGCAGATCGACTGGGACAACCCCGGCCAGATCCGCCTCAGCCAGGCCGCCGGCGAAAGCAATCCGCTCGGTCGCCTGGCCCTACGCTTCGCCAATCCGTTTGCCGTGTACCTGCACGACACGCCCAGCCAGCTGCTGTTCGACAAATCGCCGCGCTTCTTCAGCTCCGGCTGCGTGCGCGTCGAAGCGGTGACCAACCTGCTGGATTTCCTGCTCGGCCCGGACGAGTTGCTGACCGTGCAGGAACGCCTGGCCAGCGGCCGCACCCAGGAATATCGCCTGCGCC is from Pseudomonas sp. LS44 and encodes:
- a CDS encoding GspE/PulE family protein; the protein is MSVIASPTADRVLDLADLLRELVAQGAVEQETAEQCLAIRRSAVNNQQHPLEFLASQQLDDLRRPGKKLDLDNLTRWLADWSGQAYLRIDPLKIDVAAITPLMSYAFAQRHKILAVAVDKEAVTIASAQPFVHGWEGNLTHVLKRPIKRVVASPLDIQRFTVEFYRLAKSVSGATSADQKISGVGNFEQLLSLGAQDQEPDANDAHIVNIVDWLFQYAYQQRASDIHIEPRRDMGTVRFRIDGVLHNVYQFPPQVTMAIVSRLKSLGRMNVAEKRKPQDGRIKTKTPDGGEVELRLSTLPTAFGEKMVMRIFDPEVLLKNFDQLGFSADDLKRWQSMTGQPNGIILVTGPTGSGKTTTLYTTLKQLATSEVNVCTIEDPIEMIESAFNQMQVQANIDLTFASGVRALMRQDPDIIMIGEIRDLETAEMAIQAALTGHLVLSTLHTNDAPSAITRLLELGVPYYLLKATLLGVMAQRLVRTLCPHCKAPVELDEADWQSLTKPWSAPPPTQAMRAVGCLECRDTGYRGRAGVYEIMLLNDHIKPLITADTDLIALRRAAFKDGMRSLRLSGAQKVAAGLSTIEEVLRVTPQSEQK
- a CDS encoding murein L,D-transpeptidase translates to MYAIRRTFLTSVLLSLTLLGASAGAVLLPPLPQAPLVPTPLRQLLDEFPLPCAPLPASLNAAAQAQLDAFYQQRDDQPVWRDMAQLGALREQLDLLVDDGLDPADYPLPSSLDATAGCAELLASHTFLRAIRHLRSGRLEQRRFEPLWRPPEAARADPYLAALSIALRDVDQPAQAFAAARPSLPQYQALRSLYAQVRLQPLARWAPLPAGPLLRPGESDPRVPALRARLAAEDYLHGEPAARLDLRHDREVVAALQAFQQEHSLKPDGLLGPASLGELNVDALTRRDQLKVNLERLRWLADDLAGAQVQINVAAAELRVIDNGQELWRTRTQVGRPTRQTPLLASRIERLTLNPRWIVPPTIFREDKLPEIRRDPGYLERHQMSVADRYGNRLDPAQIDWDNPGQIRLSQAAGESNPLGRLALRFANPFAVYLHDTPSQLLFDKSPRFFSSGCVRVEAVTNLLDFLLGPDELLTVQERLASGRTQEYRLRQKAPLLIAYWTVEVGADGRPHYAPDIYGQDAKLLRGLLRSRP